CAACAAGCCCGAGTGGATGATCCTCGACGTGGTGCCCGTGCTGCCCCCTGAGCTGCGCCCCCTGGTGCCCCTCGATGGCGGCCGCTTCGCCACCTCCGACCTGAACGACCTCTACCGTCGCGTCATCAACCGCAACAACCGCCTGAAGAAGCTCCTGGAGCTGAAGGCTCCCGATGTCATCGTGCGCAATGAGAAGCGCATGCTGCAGGAAGCCGTGGATGCGCTGTTCGAGAACGGCAAGCGCGGTCGTCTCCTGCGCGGCGTCAGCAACCGCCCCCTCAAGTCCCTCAGCGACGCCCTCAAGGGCAAGCAGGGCCGGTTCCGTCAGAACCTGCTCGGCAAGCGCGTGGACTATTCGGGCCGTTCCGTCATCGTGGTGGGTCCCGACCTCAAGCTGCACCAGTGCGGCCTGCCCAAGAAGATGGCGCTGGAGCTCTTCAAGCCCTTCATCTTCAACCGGCTCGAGCACAAGGGCTACGCGGCCACCATTCGCCAGGCCAAGGAAATGGTCGAGGAGGGCCGTCCGGAGGTCTGGGATGTCCTGGAAGAGGTCATCAAGGACCACCCGGTCCTGCTGAACCGCGCCCCGACCCTGCACCGCCTCGGCATCCAGGCCTTCCAGCCCGTGCTGGTGGAAGGCAAGGCCATCCGCCTGCACCCGCTGGTCTGCACCGCCTTCAACGCCGACTTCGACGGCGACCAGATGGCCGTGCATGTGCCCCTCAGCCCCATGGCCCAGATCGAGGCCAAGGTGCTGATGATGTCCACGCAGAACATCCTCAACCCCGCCAACGGCCGCCCGAATGTGGTGCCCTCCCAGGACATCGTGCTGGGCGGCTACTACCTGACCAAGAAGCGCTTCGGCCGCAAGGGCGAGGGCATGGTCTTCGGCAATGTCAACGATGTGGTGGCGGCCTACGATGCCGGCGTGGTGGACACCCACACCATCATCCAGCTCCGCTACACCGGCGAGTGGGTGGACACCGAGGCCTGGCACGCGAAGGATCCCAAGAAGAATTCCGAGCAGGAAGTCTTCGAGGCGCCCGCCGAGACCGTGAAGAACGCCATCAAGACCACCACCGTGGGCCGCGTGCTCTTCAACCGCGCGCTGCCCGCCGAGCTGCCCTTCATCAACGGCCTGCTCAAGAAGGAGGGTCTGCTCTCCCTCGTGAACCGCGCCTACAAGCTCAACGGGCCCGAAGTCACCATCCGCATGCTGGACGCGATGAAGGACTCCGGCTTCCAGTGGGCCATGCGCGCCGGCGTATCCGTGGGCATCGACGATCTCGTCGTGCCCGATACCAAGGGCAAGCTCATCAAGAAGGCCACCGAGGATGTCCGCGCCATCGAGAAGGAGGCCTATGAGGGCCGCCTTGACTCCTCCACGCGCTACAACCGCATCCTGGAAGTCTGGGGCAAGACCAGCGACCAGGTGGCCAGCGACATGATGAAGGAACTGGAAAAGCGGAACGAGAACGACACCTTCCTCAATTCCATCTACATCCTGGCCGATTCCGGCGCCCGCGGTTCCAAGACCCAGATCCGCCAGGTCGCCGGCATGCGAGGCCTCATGGCCAAGCCCAGCGGCGACATCATTGAGACGCCCATCACCGCGAACTTCAAGGAAGGCCTCTCGGTTCTTCAGTACTTCATCTCGACCCACGGCGCCCGCAAGGGACTCGCGGACACCGCGCTGAAGACGGCCGACTCCGGCTACCTCACCCGCAAGCTGGTGGATGTGGCCCAGGATGTCATCGTGAATGAGGACGATTGCGAAACCCTCGGCGGCATCGAGGTGGAAGCCATTGTCAACAGCGACGGCACCATCCGCTCCCGCCTGCGCGACCGCATCATGGGTCGCGTCTGCCTTGAGGACATCGTGGATCCCTACGATCCCACGATCGTCCGGGCCCCTGCGGGAACCCTCATCTCCGAGGATCTGGCGTTCAAGATCGAGACCAGCGGCATCCCCAAGGTCAAGATCCGTTCCACCCTCACCTGCGAGGCGCGTCGCGGCATCTGCGCCAAGTGCTACGGCCTGAACCTCAGCACCGGCCGTCTGGTGGATCTCGGTGAGGCCGTCGGCGTCATCGCGGCCCAGTCCATCGGTGAGCCCGGAACCCAGCTCACGATGCGTACCTTCCATGTGGGCGGCGCCGCCAGCCGCACCTCCGAAAAGAGTACCCACGAGGCCCAGATCGCGGGCGTCGTGAAGTACGAAGGCCTGCAGGGCAAGACCGTCGTCAACCGCAAGGGCGAGATCGTGGCCCTCACCCGCAACGGCTACCTCCTGGTGACCGATGCGGACGGCAACGAGCGCGAGCGCTACAAGATCACCTCCGGCGCCATCTTGAAGGTCAAGGACAAGGAGACGGTCGAGCCCCGCACCGTGCTCGCCGAGTGGGATCCGTACAACGATGTGCTGCTCACCGAAGTGGGTGGCATCGCGGACTTCAAGGAATTCGAAGTCAATGTGTCCTACCAGGAAGAGAAGGATCCGATCTCCGGCAACTTCCGCAAGAAGGTCATCGACCCCACGGACGACAAGATCCACCCCCACATCAACATCAAGGGGGACAACCACAAGGTGCTGAAGCGCTACAACATTCCCACCGGCGCCTATGTCGAAGTGGAAGAGGGCCAGGAACTGCTGCCCGGCGATGTCATCGCCAAGACCAGCCGCCAGCAGGCCAAGACCAGCGACATCACGGGCGGCCTGCCGCGCGTCACCGAGCTGTTCGAGGGCCGCAAGCCCAAGGAACCCGCCATCATCAGCGAAGTCACCGGCATCGCGAAGTACGGCAACCGCGTCCGCGGCAACCAGAAGGTGGTCGTTGAGGCGGAGACCGGCGAGAAGGGCGAGTACCTCATCCCCCGCGGCAAGCACATCCAGGTGCAGGACGGCGATGAGATCCGCGCCGGCGAGAAGCTCACTGAGGGCGCCGTCAGCCCCCACGATCTCCTCAAGGTCCAGGGCGATCGTGCTCTCCAGGCCTTCCTCGTCAACGAAGTGCAGGAGGTCTACCGGGCCCAGGGCGTGGTCATCAACGACAAGCACATCGAGGTGATCATCCGCCAGATGATGCGCTGGGTCCTGATCACCGATGTGGGCGACACCCCGCTCATTGTCGAGGAGAAGGTGGACAAGCACCGCTTCAAGGAGATCAACGAGCAGGCCCTCAAGGACGGCGGCACCCCCGCCACCTGCGAGCCCCTGCTGCTCGGCATCACCAAGGCCGCGCTGACCTCCGAGAGCTTCATCTCCGCCGCCAGCTTCCAGGAGACCACCCGCGTCCTCACCGAGGCCGCTCTGGAAGGCCGCGTGGACTACCTGCGCGGTCTCAAGGAAAATGTCATCTTGGGCCGCCTGATTCCCGCGGGCACCGGCATGGCCCACTACCGCAACCTGGAGATCGAGGAGGGCGAGTATCCCGAGCCCACCTTGAACGAGTTCCAGGGCGGCGAGGACTTCGACGACGAATACGCCCGCATGGCGCAGCATGTCGAGGAACTCCAGGGCATGACCGAGATCGACGGCGAAGACCTGTAGGCTCCAGATGCTTCCCGGAAACGGCCCGCTTCGGCGGGCCGTTTCTCGTATGGCTCTGATCTGGCCCGAGGCAATTGCGCGGATTCATGGTGTGATGTAAAAAATCACCCCAACGGCCCGGTCTGGAACCGGGTCCATCGTGTCGCCGCCGCAGGATCCAGGGAGAACCGAGGCATGAACGGACGCAGGAATCGACTCAGAGGCCGCATCGCCGGACTGGTCTTCGCGAGCTGGGCCGCCTGGCCCGGGGTTCTGTCCGCCCAGGCCCCGCCGCCCTACACACGCACCCTCGAGGGCTACGCAGTGCCCGAGGTGACCCTGGTGAACCAGGAGGGGGCCAAGGTGAACCTCAAGGCCATGCTGGAATCCGGCGAGCCCGTCATCGTGGATTTCATCTTCGGCACCTGCACGACCATCTGCCCGGTCCTGTCCGCGGGCTACGCCAACCTGCAGACCAAGTTGCCGGCGGGCTCGAAGGTGCACCTGGTCTCGATCTCCATCGACCCCGAGAACGACACGCCCAAGGTGATGCGCGACTACCTCAAGCGCTACCGGGCCCGGCCGGGCTGGGACTTCTTCACGGGCAAGCGAGAGGACATCGACAAGGTCATGCGGGCCTTCAACGCCTACATCCCGAACAAGATGTCCCACTTTCCCCTGACCAACATCCGGGATCCCAAGACGGGCAAGTGGATCCGCATCTTCGGTCTCATGAGCTCCTCGGAATTCGTGGCCGAATGCCGCAAGGCGGGGATCCTGTGAGCGGGCCGAGGTTGAAGCCCATCCTGAAGAGGACCTTCGCCTTGGCCATGGGCCTGCTCGCCCTGACGGCTCCTGCGGCCGCACCGGCGGATAAGCTGACGACGGCCCTGGCCCAGGGCGAGCGCATGTACCGCGAGGGCATCCTCCCCTCCGGCGAACCCATGCAGGCCGTGGTGAGTGGCGATGTTCCCGTGGCCGGAACCTCCTTCACCTGCGTGAGCTGCCACCTGCGGGGGGGGCTCGGCTCCTGGGAGGGCGGCATCGTCACGCTCGCCACCAACGGGGCGCGGCTCGCCCAGCCGCGCTACTGGAAATTCCCGAACCTGAGCCCGGAGGAGCGGAAGGAACTGAAGCTGCAGAACCCGCCCGCCCGGCCCGCCTACACGGACGAGGCGCTGGCCCATGTCCTTCGGACGGGCATCGATCCCGGCGGCCGGGAGCTGCACCCCATCATGCCCCGCTACTACCTGAAGGACCCTGACATGGCCCTTCTGATCAAGTATCTGCGCTCGCTCTCGGCCCAGTTGTCGCCGGGGGTGGATGCCACCACCATCCGCTTCGCCACGGTCATCACGGACGAGGTCCGTCCCGAAGACCAGCAGGCCATGCTCGTGCCCATGAACAACTATGTGGCCCGGCACAACCAGATCTCCAACGGCTTCGGCAACCGCATGTACCTGGGCGTGGGCGGCAATGAGATGAGCGGCAGCTACCGCAAGCTCGCCCTCTCCGTCTGGCGGCTGACGGGGGCCCCGGACACCTGGACCCGCCAGTTGGAGGCTTACCTGGCCAAGGAACCGGTCTTCGCCCTCCTGGGCGGAATCTCCTACGGGGACTGGAAGCCCATCCACGCTTTTTGCGAAAGCCACCAGCTGCCCTGCCTCTTCCC
The window above is part of the Geothrix sp. genome. Proteins encoded here:
- the rpoC gene encoding DNA-directed RNA polymerase subunit beta' translates to MYPEQQNINAYECIRVSLASPDKMRSWSKGEVTKPETINYRSLKPERDGLFCARIFGPVNDWECLCGKYKRQKFKGVTCDKCGVEVTKKSVRRERMGHIQLASPVSHVWFFKGVPSRIGYLLDIPLKDLERVLYFEAYAVTESGGTSLKEGEILNEDKFREYRSLHGEGFKAQMGAEAIKELLKQVDIEALTIELRDLMKKETSTQKRSKIAKRLKVAESFHRSGNKPEWMILDVVPVLPPELRPLVPLDGGRFATSDLNDLYRRVINRNNRLKKLLELKAPDVIVRNEKRMLQEAVDALFENGKRGRLLRGVSNRPLKSLSDALKGKQGRFRQNLLGKRVDYSGRSVIVVGPDLKLHQCGLPKKMALELFKPFIFNRLEHKGYAATIRQAKEMVEEGRPEVWDVLEEVIKDHPVLLNRAPTLHRLGIQAFQPVLVEGKAIRLHPLVCTAFNADFDGDQMAVHVPLSPMAQIEAKVLMMSTQNILNPANGRPNVVPSQDIVLGGYYLTKKRFGRKGEGMVFGNVNDVVAAYDAGVVDTHTIIQLRYTGEWVDTEAWHAKDPKKNSEQEVFEAPAETVKNAIKTTTVGRVLFNRALPAELPFINGLLKKEGLLSLVNRAYKLNGPEVTIRMLDAMKDSGFQWAMRAGVSVGIDDLVVPDTKGKLIKKATEDVRAIEKEAYEGRLDSSTRYNRILEVWGKTSDQVASDMMKELEKRNENDTFLNSIYILADSGARGSKTQIRQVAGMRGLMAKPSGDIIETPITANFKEGLSVLQYFISTHGARKGLADTALKTADSGYLTRKLVDVAQDVIVNEDDCETLGGIEVEAIVNSDGTIRSRLRDRIMGRVCLEDIVDPYDPTIVRAPAGTLISEDLAFKIETSGIPKVKIRSTLTCEARRGICAKCYGLNLSTGRLVDLGEAVGVIAAQSIGEPGTQLTMRTFHVGGAASRTSEKSTHEAQIAGVVKYEGLQGKTVVNRKGEIVALTRNGYLLVTDADGNERERYKITSGAILKVKDKETVEPRTVLAEWDPYNDVLLTEVGGIADFKEFEVNVSYQEEKDPISGNFRKKVIDPTDDKIHPHINIKGDNHKVLKRYNIPTGAYVEVEEGQELLPGDVIAKTSRQQAKTSDITGGLPRVTELFEGRKPKEPAIISEVTGIAKYGNRVRGNQKVVVEAETGEKGEYLIPRGKHIQVQDGDEIRAGEKLTEGAVSPHDLLKVQGDRALQAFLVNEVQEVYRAQGVVINDKHIEVIIRQMMRWVLITDVGDTPLIVEEKVDKHRFKEINEQALKDGGTPATCEPLLLGITKAALTSESFISAASFQETTRVLTEAALEGRVDYLRGLKENVILGRLIPAGTGMAHYRNLEIEEGEYPEPTLNEFQGGEDFDDEYARMAQHVEELQGMTEIDGEDL
- a CDS encoding SCO family protein, whose amino-acid sequence is MNGRRNRLRGRIAGLVFASWAAWPGVLSAQAPPPYTRTLEGYAVPEVTLVNQEGAKVNLKAMLESGEPVIVDFIFGTCTTICPVLSAGYANLQTKLPAGSKVHLVSISIDPENDTPKVMRDYLKRYRARPGWDFFTGKREDIDKVMRAFNAYIPNKMSHFPLTNIRDPKTGKWIRIFGLMSSSEFVAECRKAGIL
- a CDS encoding ABC transporter substrate-binding protein codes for the protein MKPILKRTFALAMGLLALTAPAAAPADKLTTALAQGERMYREGILPSGEPMQAVVSGDVPVAGTSFTCVSCHLRGGLGSWEGGIVTLATNGARLAQPRYWKFPNLSPEERKELKLQNPPARPAYTDEALAHVLRTGIDPGGRELHPIMPRYYLKDPDMALLIKYLRSLSAQLSPGVDATTIRFATVITDEVRPEDQQAMLVPMNNYVARHNQISNGFGNRMYLGVGGNEMSGSYRKLALSVWRLTGAPDTWTRQLEAYLAKEPVFALLGGISYGDWKPIHAFCESHQLPCLFPLTDLPVVSEVDWYTQYFSKGYYQEGQAAARYLHGLAESASSSRILQITQDGPEAKALATGFRETWNELGQGPTKEIRLAKGETLSPAVLRSLVQQEKPTVVLLWTGPGAFEAIESLAGQSDRPGAVFMSSRLLGAQVYALPEQARVFTWFTYPYRDPKDEPNASKYADSLLAGLTQRRPETRISTRTYSMIQILRQGLMDMDRNFYRDNFMDRLSMQRDQVLPDYLRLSFGPGQRYASKGCFIMQLSPGPEPRLIRKSEWVIH